One segment of Candidatus Aegiribacteria sp. DNA contains the following:
- a CDS encoding type II toxin-antitoxin system RelE/ParE family toxin — MIKSFKCRDTEKLFNDMDIRKFRSINRTARIKLEVLNAAVSLKSLRIPPGNRLEQLKGNRKGQHSMRINNQWRICFVWKDEGVIEVEIVDYHKG, encoded by the coding sequence ACTGAGAAGCTGTTTAATGATATGGATATCCGAAAATTCAGGAGTATCAACAGAACAGCCAGGATTAAGCTTGAAGTTCTGAATGCAGCTGTCTCTTTGAAGAGTTTGCGTATTCCCCCGGGGAACAGACTTGAGCAACTAAAAGGAAATAGGAAAGGTCAACACAGCATGAGAATCAATAATCAATGGCGCATCTGCTTTGTTTGGAAGGACGAAGGAGTCATTGAAGTTGAAATTGTGGATTATCATAAGGGGTAG
- a CDS encoding HigA family addiction module antidote protein: MTNKLSPITPGDVLLEEFLKPMGISQSQLAKDINVPANRISQVVHGKREITADTALRLGKYFGIEPEFWLNLQVRYNMKLAKSKFGQIIEKEVKVLFSESPLHNHANA; encoded by the coding sequence ATGACAAATAAATTATCTCCGATTACACCAGGCGATGTTCTTTTAGAGGAGTTTCTCAAGCCAATGGGCATTTCCCAGAGCCAGCTTGCAAAAGACATTAACGTACCGGCAAACCGTATTAGTCAGGTTGTTCATGGGAAAAGGGAAATTACCGCAGATACTGCGCTGCGACTGGGCAAATACTTCGGGATTGAACCTGAATTTTGGCTAAATTTACAGGTTAGATACAATATGAAACTCGCAAAGAGTAAGTTTGGACAGATAATTGAGAAAGAAGTGAAGGTTCTTTTTTCTGAATCACCATTGCACAATCATGCAAACGCATGA